The genomic stretch TCAGCTCGCGCAGGACCGCGGCGATGACCTCGGTCGGCGCGGTCCGGAAGTCGACGTACAGCTCGAACGCGCGCCGCAGCTGCAACGGCTCGCCCTGGCGTCGCCCCTGGACCGTGACCTGGCTCTTCATCAGGACCGAGTTGGGGATGACCACGGTCTCCCAGGCCCGGGTCTCGATCGCGGTGTAGCGCCAGCGGATCTCGCTGACCCGGCCGGCCGGGCCGCCGGGCCCGAGCGTGATCCAGTCGCCGACCTTGATCGAGCTGTCGGCCTGCAGCGCCAGGCCGCCCATCAGGTTGCCGAGCGTGTCCTGCAGCGAGAAGCCGATCACCGCGGTCAGCACCGCCGAGGTGGTGATGAGCCCGGCCACCGACCAGCCGGCGCGCTTGCCGACCGCGATCAGCACGATCACCGACGCCACGCCGGTGGCGATGTCGACCAGGATCCGCGGCACCACCACCCCGACCCGCGGCAGCGCCACCGCGAACAGCCCGACCTGGGCCAGGCCGACCGCGGCCAGGAGCTCGCACCCCAAGGCCGCCACCGCGATCGGCCGATCGTCGTAGCCGGTCGCGGCCGCGGCCGCGCCCCACACCAGGAGCGCCGCCGCCAGCGCCAGCAGCACGATCGACGGCTGGACCCGGCGTCGGGCCGCGGGCGCCCAGCGCCGGACCGCGTTCGTGACCACCAGGGCCGCCAGCGCCATCCACACCACGTGGCCGGCGCGCGCGTACGCGACCAGCGTGTCGACGAAGATCACGACGGCGCGCTCCCGATGACCTGGCCCAGCCCGAGCGTGCGCACGGTGAAGTCGCGCGACACTGCGCCGACCTCGTCGACGAACCCGGCCAGGTTGACGTTGAGGCTCATCGCCAGCGGCGCGTCGAGGGGCCGGAAGAAGTCGTCGAAGTGGTGGGGGACGATCAGCCGGGGCTCGAGCCCGCGCAGCAGGCGCGCGACGTAGCGGCGCGTGAAGCGCCGGCCGGCGATGCCGCACAGGAGCACGTCGACGCCCTTGTGGCGCAGCTCGCCGTCGAGCAGATCGCACGAGCCCTGGTGGTAGAGGGTGCAGCCGGCGACGTCGACGTGGATGCCCCAGACCTGGCCGCACCGGTAGGCCTGCGGGGTCAGCTGGTCGACGTGCTCGCACGTGAGCTCGCCGCTCGACGGGGTCCACAGCCCGCCGGCCAGCTTGGAGTGCAGGCTGGGCACGAACGTGACCGCGAACGGGCCGATCCGGTAGACCCGGTGCGGCTCGACGGTGACCGCGCGCTCGGGCTGGCCGTGCAGCGCCATCAACCGCGCCAGCGACGCCGAGCCGTAGACCGGGCAGCCGGCGCGCCGGGCCAGCGCCGGCACGTCGAGCGCGTGATCGAAGTGGGTGTGGCCCACCAGGATCGCCAGCGGATCGGGCACCGCCGCCAGGCGCGCGGGATCCGCGGGCACGACCCGGCGCCGCACCACGTCGCCGAGCGACAGCCGGGTGAGGTACGGATCGATCAGCAGGTGCTGGCCCTGGTAGCTCAGCCGGAACCCGGCGGTGCCGAGCCAGGCCAGCTCGAGGCCCGGGGGCAGCCCCGGGGACGCCGCGCGATCCCAGGCGAGCTCGCGGTGCGCGTCGAGATCGTGGGCGACCTGGGCACCGCGCCGCACGCCGTAGGCCGCCAGCGCCGCGAGGTGGCCGATCGGTCCGAGCATCGCGCCCATGGTAGCCCCGCGCCGCCCGCGCCGGGACCGCTGGCCGGCCTGCCAATCTATTGGCAACAGTTCCATCCCTTGGCCATGCATTGACCCGCCCGAGACCGGCGCGCCGGGCCAGGCCTGGTACGGTGCCCGCCAGCAACCACCCGCCGGCTCCGGCCGGCCACCGAGGAGAACGTCATGGCTTTCACCCTGCCCCCGCTGCCCTACGGCAAGGACGCGCTCGCGCCCACCATCTCGGCCGAGACCATCGAGTACCACTACGGCAAGCACCACCAGAGCTACGTCACCAACCTGAACAACCTCGCGCCCGGCACCAAGTACGAGGCGATGTCGCTCGAGGAGGTCATCGAGGCCTCGGTCGGCCAGGCCTCGGAGAAGGCGTTCTTCAACAACGCCGCGCAGGTCTGGAACCACACCTTCTACTGGAACTCGCTGGCGCCCAAGGCCGGCGGCGCGCCGACCGGCGCCATCGCCGCGGCGATCGACGCGAGCTTCGGCAGCTTCGCTGACTTCAAGGACAAGTTCAGCAAGGCCGCCGCGACCCAGTTCGGCTCGGGCTGGGCCTGGCTGGTCAAGAACGCCGACGGCACGCTGGCGATCGAGCAGAGCGCCAACGCCGACACCCCGTTCGCGGTCGGCAAGTCGTGCATCCTGACGATCGACGTCTGGGAGCACGCCTACTACATCGACTACCGGAACGCCCGGCCCAAGTACATCGAGGAGTACTGGAAGCTGGTCAACTGGGACTTCGCGAACGCCAACCTGCGCTGAGCGCGATCGGGTTCGTCGCCAGGCCCAGGGCCTCCGCCGCGCGGATTCGGTGCGCGACCGAGCGCGTTGCCAGCGCTCAGCGGTCGAGCGCACCTCGCGCCACGCGCCGCAGTGGCCGGCTTCGATCGCGTCCCTGCGGCCGAGCAGCCGCCGGATCGCGTCGCGCCGCGGCGCGACCTGGCCGGACGACCTCCGTCCGGATCCTCGTGAACGCGCTCGTCTGGACCCGGTCGGCGGTGCTGCCCCGCGCCGCGCTGCGGCGATGGGGTGGCTGGGGGCGCCGTGCTACCGTCGCGCCGATG from Myxococcales bacterium encodes the following:
- a CDS encoding superoxide dismutase, giving the protein MAFTLPPLPYGKDALAPTISAETIEYHYGKHHQSYVTNLNNLAPGTKYEAMSLEEVIEASVGQASEKAFFNNAAQVWNHTFYWNSLAPKAGGAPTGAIAAAIDASFGSFADFKDKFSKAAATQFGSGWAWLVKNADGTLAIEQSANADTPFAVGKSCILTIDVWEHAYYIDYRNARPKYIEEYWKLVNWDFANANLR
- a CDS encoding MBL fold metallo-hydrolase; the encoded protein is MLGPIGHLAALAAYGVRRGAQVAHDLDAHRELAWDRAASPGLPPGLELAWLGTAGFRLSYQGQHLLIDPYLTRLSLGDVVRRRVVPADPARLAAVPDPLAILVGHTHFDHALDVPALARRAGCPVYGSASLARLMALHGQPERAVTVEPHRVYRIGPFAVTFVPSLHSKLAGGLWTPSSGELTCEHVDQLTPQAYRCGQVWGIHVDVAGCTLYHQGSCDLLDGELRHKGVDVLLCGIAGRRFTRRYVARLLRGLEPRLIVPHHFDDFFRPLDAPLAMSLNVNLAGFVDEVGAVSRDFTVRTLGLGQVIGSAPS